The Cryptomeria japonica chromosome 2, Sugi_1.0, whole genome shotgun sequence region CCTTAACTGCCTTGATATTAGGATTCTGACTGTAAGATTACTCCTCACAATGGCAGTGGAATGTGCAATGACAATGCCAAATGTCCACAGcttgaaagaaattctttaacAGAACTGTGAACTAAGAATCTTCATCTAAGATACTCTGCAACATTCGGTGACCAGAAATCACAGTGATCACCTAGACTTTGAATCGCTTCCTTTGCTTCTGAATGATGACAGTGAGAAGAAAGACCGGGGTGCTGTGCAAACACAGTAGTGTTACACCATTGTTATGTAATTGGCAAATAAAACAGGAAAATATTACAAAGAACTCTTATTAGCTTCCTCAACAAACTCCTAGAATACTCTGATATTAGATTCACCTTTAATGGAGCTACCTCCTGATAGGTGGTCCTCTCTTAATTTGAAATTTGCTGGGGGAGCTGGAATTGAACTTCGAAGAGATTGAACTGCAAAAAAACATAAACCTGCCTTCAGTAAAGGTTTTGATTGTGAACATTTGGATTAGCAGAATTTATCCATCAATTCCAATATTAAGCATTTATGGCTATTATTTAGGAACAAATACATACTTGAACCTTGGTCATGGAAACTATCACTTTCTACAGGCCCGCTTACACTTCCAAAATCATAATTCCTGTCATATGTGGGTTGTGTTGGTGCAAATCCCATCCTTGATTTTCGCATAAGATCATCTGCAGATCTGATAGCAAGATCCCTTGTATCTTCTGTGTCATCATCCCCTTCAGATGTAGTCGATGCAGAAACCCAATCTGTTGGGACCGTTTCCGAACCACGGCTTTTCCTGCCAAATTTCAAGAGCCTCTTAAATCCCTTGGGAACATCTTTGTGGGATTGCTGAGAAGCAAGCAAAACAGGCTTCTGAGCACTGCCCCATTTTTTGCGTGTTCTGGCTGCATCAGTGTCAGAGGTCTCCATCATCTGGGAAAGGGAATGTGAATTCCACGATGCAGGGCTTCCAATAGGCGAATCTGCAGATGCATCAACATCAGAAGCTTCCAGCATTTGAGAGAGAGAATGATGCATATGAGAGTTCCATGAGGCTGGGCTTTCCATTGGAGAGTCCAGTCCCATTGTTGCAGGGCTGAAATGGGTTGCAGAACTGGCCATGTGCATAGATGGAGACCCTGTGATATGCTTCTGCTGGAGCAATGCAGCACGACCCAACCTCATCCCAGAACTTTCAACCATTTCTTCATTGTGCACTAAATTTCTTGTAGCCGGTAAAGATGTCATATGAAAATCCAAAATACTTGTGCCATTCACTTGTGAAGGAGTTCTGGATAATGCTTCATTATCAGATATTGCATCATCTGATCTATCAGATGTTTGATTCAGACCTTCTTTTCCTTGTACCTCATTCTGAGATGTATCTGAATCAGCTTGAGCATCAGAGTTATCCGCCAAATCAACTTTATGTTTATCATTTTCATCTGCAATGCCTTCAGGACTTTCAAATGATTGCCCATTTCCAAATTCATCTATGATTTCCTCGCCATTTTGAATCTCAGCTTGACCTTCATCCTCTGTACCTTTCATATTTTCAGCAGCCAGAGTGGCTTTCATTTTGGCAACGCCTGGCCCAGCACCTGGGCCTATTCCATTTCCCTTACGCAGAAAAGGTTTAGCCTCTAAAGAAGCACCATTGTTTCTCCTTGTGCTTTTACCATAGAAGACTGGTTCAGATGCTTCTTTACTAACTTTCAGTGGAGCCAATACAACTCCCTCACAGGTTGGGTCAGATAAATCCTTTATCTCACTCATACTTGTGCAGCTTTTCCTCATTGCCTGGTTTCGACGTTGCTTCTCTTCCTTATTGTTAGTTGACCGCGAAGGAGGCAAAGACCCATTCATCTCATAAGAGAAGTCTTCATTGCCACTTTTACGGCTACCACTCTTGGGCTGCCCACGAGATGCACCACCCAAGTTTGAGCTCAAACCTGCCCGCCCAGTAGAAGGTTTTGTATTCTCTTTTCTCAGATCAGCAAAGTTAGGAACAGACTGAGCCAGAGGATTTTCATGGCCCCTGCGACGGGCTGAAGAGGCACTTCCAACACTTGGAACTTTAACAGGTATGGAAGACCTGGGTGAGGGAGATGTCAAGGAACCACGTTGTGTTGTATAAGGCGTAGCTTTATTTGAGGAAAGCTTCTTGGCAGAGCTAGATTTTGGcaattcttttgatgaaaatggaGAAAGCATATCAGAAGGACTAGGAGTGTTAAATGTAATACTTTTTTCCTGTTTGTAAAATGCCTGCTCATTCACATCATTAGAATACTCTTCATCATCACTTTGTTCTGCTTCAAACTGTTCATATAACACACAAATACATGAGAAAAACATCAGTACCCAACAAGTAAACAAATAATGGCTGATATACCACAAGATAAGAAGCTTAAACTTACTTGTTGTTTCTTGTTCTTCAATGATCGGGCATTGAAAGACCTCAATTTTTCAGCTCTTGCTCTAGCCTGGATGATGGAATCTTGCTTTTCCAAGGATTTTGCACTCCTGGCAATCATTTCAGCTTTTGTACGTTCAAGAGCTTCTTGCATAGCTTTGagtttggcttccttctcagctcGTTTGGTGATTGACTCTTCCCGAAGCTTTGCATCTCGCTTCTCCATATATCTTTCATAAAATTTCCCTCTGAATTCCTCGGACCAGCCTCCATCACTTAAGCCTGGTTTTTTATCTGAACTGTTTAAGTAACTGTGGTCAGCTGAGTTCATCAATGTATTGTCAAAGTCTACTGCACTGCTCCATGAGCTGCCAAGTGATTCTCTTCCGATATTGTGAAGAGTTGTTGAGAAAGTTCTCTCTGACACTCCACTGGTAATTTTTGCACTTTCTAGTTTTGATTCCCTTGGTGATGTACACATCTGCTGTTGGGTAGTCGGTTTTTCAAATTTGACAGCTAGGGAGGAACTTTTCTTTCTAGTGATCTCTGTATCTTCTGGATGCTCCAAAGCAGCTTGACTCCTTAGCTTGTGAGCAGCAAAAATTGCTTCCAATTGATTAGCTTTCTCCCTTAATTCTTCATTCAGTTCCTGGTTTCCTTTAGACTGCTTGACTCTAGGTAATGGTTCCTCACCCCTAGATCTTCTCATGCTCGTTGAACCATTACTAAGTTCTAATCCTTCTCTATCAACATCAATACCAAACTTGTTTGTATTCAGGGAACTATCAGCTCTGTCTGATCCTTGTCTGCCAGACCCGGGCTGGTTTGTGTCTGTGGAGCCATATATTTTATCTGATCTTTGCCTAGAAGCCCCATGGGGTTTTGAGTCAAAAAAACCATTGTCCAAATCTGATCCTTGCCTAGTAGCCCCAATCTGACTTGCATCTGCACTACTTTCATATATTTTTGATCCATAGGGAGCAGTAGTCTGTATCATGTTCATGGAACCATGAGTTATATCTGATCCCTGCCCAGCAATTTTAGAAGGTTGTGAGTTCAAGGCTAACTGCACTTTAAATTGTGTGGCTGGTGCAGGTTGTTTAGCAATATTAGCCACCCGTTCCTCAGTAGTAATACTACCAAATTTGGTTGTTTGATTGTCACTAAAGCATTCTGAATAATCTGAAGCAGAGCTCCATGCTCTCTGGTGTCCTCTTGCTCTGGGAGGAGATGATAATTTGAACTTGGTATTTTTTCTTCCTTCTAACGTGCCTTGCTCATTAGCTGAAGACCCCAAATCACTCTCAGGAGGTAACTCCTGTATTTGCCCTTGATCCTTTTCAGAAGATAATGCATGCACACTATTTTCAGATGCAGTAACATACACTTCTGAATGACTCCTAGTCATTGATTCCTTAACCTCATTATTATTTCCACTCTTAGTTTGCTGAGCGGTAGGTGCTTCAACACTCATATCACTAGCTCCACTCCATCTCCTGAGAACAGCCTTCTCTGTTAGAGAAATAGAATTGCCACTTTCAGACGACAGCCTCCGATTTTCCACCTTTACAACTTTTTTAATAGCTTCACCTgattctctttgttgttccttcTGTTTACTTTCAAACAGATTGATGCGGTCTTGAACACTCAGCCTTCTGGCTGGCTGAGTTTTCTGAATAGACTCTGATTCTTGCTTGTCACAACCATTACTCTCAGTATCACTATCACTACTTTCCCTGTTCAAAGATCTGCCTCTACTAGACTGGTCATCCACATTGCTACTACTTCTTGTCATCCCTGGTCCAACTCTCCCTGTTTGAACTCTTTGTGGTGGGGAAGAGGATCTCCTGCCTGGGGAACAAGACCTCAGTCTGTTTGTGTCAACTTCAGCTTGTTTACGTTTATCTGGGACCATTCTAGAAGACTCGGGACTTTTCTCGGTAATGGATTTATTCAAGGCATCAGATTCTGTAGATAAATTCCTTGTGGTGTTTGGCAAGCTTCCCCGGCAGTTTGTGAGATTGACCCCACCAGCAGAACAGATGTTTTCAAAACGGTCTACTGATTGCACTCGTAAATGCAATGGCTCATTGCCTTGCTGAGTGGTAGAAGCTAAAGTTTGACTTTTATCTACAAAGTTCCCACCTGCAGCTCGGGTATCAGACCACTGGCCATAGGGTGTATCAGCTTTCTTCACTAAAAAATGTGATGAAGAATCAAGCATATGCTCACCCTCTGTACCGTTTTCAATGGACATATCAGAATCTGATGAGTGGGCATCTCCATCATCTCGCCATTGGCACACATCATGTCGTTTTTGACAGAGCATCATAAATTTGGCACAGGCATCTCTGCAAAACTGCCTTATTAAGATGCAGGGTGTAGCACATATATCACATAGCGAAAATTATAGTTTGAATACATCAAGGAGGGAAAAGATTTAAACTTACTTTAGACGATTTGCTCCAAAGCGATCTGCAAATACAATGAGATCAGCCATATGCTCTATTGCAAAACCAGCAGCAAAAGCTCGAGCAAAACCCATGCTTAATTCTTGTTGCAAAGCAATAAGCCGCACATCTATGGCTCTCAACAATTCTCTCCTAACAAAGCAAGATGTAGTTACAGATAAAATTAGCTTGAACGGAAGAGAAATGTGGAGAAGGAACAGAAAGAAATTCATTTTTCACAACACAGTGACACCTCTTGCACAGGAAAAATACTCACTTTGATGTATCAGCTGCATCTGTTTCACTTGACTGTAAGACAGACACAAAATTTATATTAAGATATCACTTCTGAAATTAGAGTAATCATTGATCTCTTCCATAGTACATCAACAGAGATCTAAACTAATATTATCTTAAGTTCTGGTAGAATAAATTGAAAACAGAATTCATTTTAGTTGGTAGCATACTGAATTGCTAACTACCTTGGGGACAGCTCCAAGTGAACTGGCATCTATTCCAATAGCACACAAAATTCCAAGTCAGTAAGGCAACCACATGATTATGAAATACctctaaaataaaattatatttgacGGTCCATGTTAACAAACAAAAAAGAGTATAGTCAACATCAAAATCTTTGGTGCATGATGCAATAATGTTTTGGCATGTGTAATTACAGAATCCTGTATGCATATCTTGTATATTTCCAGAATCCTGTATACATATCTTGTATATTCTCTGCATAACTCACTAGCATGTCCACCACCCTTatcaaaatgaaatatttaaatgccACTAAGACCAGTTCAACAATTAGAGAACTTGAACCCAAAAAGAAATGCCAATTGATCGTGGCTAGGTTACCAGAAGTGCATATAGATTACTGCAGGTCTGACCAAGTCTCAAGATTTAAATTTTGGAAATCAAGCAGATTTCAATTTTTCAAGACTAAACTCAGATGTCAAGTGCAAAGGATACACTAGCTAAAACATATAAAAACCCAAGTCAAAAATGGTGGAGGTCTAATCTGAACTCAAAAGATAAACAACTTGCTAGTCAAAGATTAAAAGACCAAGACCAGCAGTTAGAAAAGAGTACATTCGTGATGTATAGCCATGCAAGTGAgacatttttttaaatctttcatcatGAAACAAAATTCCTCCCCACTTAGTTTGCAATCAAAAAGATGTTAATAGAGGCAGGTCCTGATCCTGACTCTTGAGACTTTGTTGGAATCATCCAGGTATCTTTGTTCCAGACATCAAATGTGCTGAAAGATTTCCCAGTTCCTCAAATCTGAGAGAAAACAGGCGTAATTTGACATGTTTTCTGCCAAATCCACTAACATTGAAAGATTTTCTGTTCTTGAAAACTTTAGCATGCACACCACCACAACTACTTCTTAATGGGACTTGACCAGTAAACATAAGAACTCAGTGTTTGAGCTGATATGCTGAGTTTCAGTTAACTATATAATGTCTACAAAGATCTGTGTTCTAACTGACGACTTAAATTTGCCAAGATTTTAATTTGTGGAGCAAGGCAGTTTGGGACTCATTTGATACATTTCTGGCTGGTTAGGATCAAGAGAAAAAGCAGAAGCCATTGACAAAATAAAGTTAAAAAGTATCAAGTTTCAATATGTCCTCCATTTtcatcaaaagtttaaagagtaatATATTACTAGGGTATCTGCCAAAATCTAAGATTACACTTTTACAATAGTTTAAAATAGCTAAATTTTCCATTATAAACCTAAATTGCTTATTTACAAGAGGAGAAATTGGAGCAACTTAGCTACTTGTTCTACATAAAATATGGTTGGCTTACAGTTCCACTATCTATTCAAGTTAATCTGGGATAAACAACTAGCATACATAATGAATACAAAAGGTCCTACCTAAACTGCTGCCAATTTTATCAAGGTTGACACAAAGATTCTTTACCGATTAGATAGATGTTCCTCAATGTTTATGACTCTAGCCTGCTGGCATGATACCACCTTCCATGTTTTTGTGGTCACTTGCTAGGAACAGGCATATTCAAGAAAGTTTTCTGTTAAATTTCAGAATAGCTCAAAGTAGACCCTTGACCATGCATGTAAAGTCACACAATACACTCCACTTATAACTAAGAATTTATGAGCTTTACGAAAGCATGTCAGAAAGACTTCAAAATAAACAAATTTGAACAGATTGTCATGCAAAGAAAGTAGGGTTGTAGAATGATGGCGTTTAGACACACATGCGCATATACTGAAAAGGTTTCAAAAGAAAAGCCTTaatttcaaggattcaaccatttaaaATTATATTACGAAAAAGTGACGTATATTTCAGTATGTACATGTGATGATGATCCAAGAGAGTTAAAGATGCACAGGACAGACCACAATGTTTTTTTATTCTCCAAAAATTCTTGAGTGATGGCCTGCAGAAGCTCAAGTGTGTGCCTGAGTGTTTATCCAAACATACATACTTAAAGTTCAGTATGTACATGCGATGATGATCCAAGAGAGTTAAAGATGCACAGGACAGACCACAATGTTTTTTTGTTCTCCAAAAATTCTTGAGTGATGGCCTGCAGAAGCTCAAGTGTATGCCTGAGTGTTTATCCAAACATACATACTTAAAGTTAAGACTGACATGGTCTATCATCAACACAATATTCTTTCAAGCATGTTATCACCACaatttcaaagcatgcattattgcAACAGACTTCAAACCATGGATGGGGTAAGTTTGCTTAAGGCCTCAATGCTAATAAACTGAAAAAAGATGACATTTCTATTTGAGGTTTGACATTCTTATACCTTCAAGACTAGCAGTGATGCACACCACAAAACATTCCTCAATTTTGATGAAAAACTAGCGGATAAATTAACTAACACTTAATCATTTACAGACTTCTTTACAGTGGTTTATCCAAGAAAAACTTCTTGTCTTCCAGTATAATATGGTGGTTGAAGGTGTGACAAGAGAAAAGACTTCTACAAGCCTCAAACAGTAACTGACAGTAAATCCTTTAAATTCTACACCACCTTTTCATTCACTCTGACCTCCTATGGGTCCATTGACATTCCATCGTCCACAACAATATGCCCCAGATACCAAATATCCTTGAAGAGCTTGCACTTGCTTGACTGTGTAAATTCAATAATAGCTCAAAATATACAATGTCTTTCTTATTGATTATCCATGCTTCCTATTAGACTCGCAATATAGAAACACACTGTCCAAGAAAATGGGCACAATTTTATCGGAGTACTTTTTAAATACCGTAATCAATTTTCATCAAAGACATTGCAGTATGATAAAATGACGTCCAAGAAAGCTAACACAACCTTATCCAAGTAATTTCGGGATAAAATACTCATCAAAGACATAAATATTGTAGGGAAATGGTCAATCCAAAGAGCATAATACAAACTTGTCCTGTTCATTATATGTGTCTTTGTCTTTGATTGGGCATTTGATAATGCCCGGAACTCAAAACAATTTTGATGAATAAGTTGGGCCTGTGAATTGCTCAAACAAACAAATTTTTTTCTCTTAAAAAGCGCTCATTATTCAGTTCAGTAAAACATAGGTCCCCAAAATCTGATGTTGTAGGATCAAACCTGTTAATGTTAGTAGCTAGTTCGGATTCCTTCTAGGACCGACCTAGCATGTGGGTGACTAATTGGCTTATCAGCCTTGGTCACTTCAATATGCAAAGCAATAGCCTTGGCAGACTGAGAATCCAACTCCCAAACTTCTAGCACATACTATATTACTTGCAATGCAATAGCCGCATCAGATACAGTACAGACCTTCTACTTTTGCTGTGTTCTTCAAGCAATACCCTTCAAAGTTATAACATCCTCCTCCAGGCTTCTTTCTCTATCCTTGACTTGGAGCCCAAGCTTTCTACTACAGCAGTGTGTTGCTGATTCTTAGACATATCATGTTCTCTGGAAAACATCTTACCTTTATAGTCcctttattttctaaatttttctgTTAGCCACTTTTTTAAGATCTCATTGAAGCTTGTCCTTCCAGATGGCATCATCAAGTGCCCAGAGCTTGTGGAGTGGAATCTAATCACCATGGTTCCAATGCAACCCACAAAGAAGATAACCAAATTTCACTGTACAATCACTAGTATAATAGAACATACTTTACCATATAATCACTCCAATTATCTAATATAATTAGCATGCCAAAGGAGCTCCATATATACTAATTGTACTCTTCCATGGTCATATTTCCTCCACTAATGCATATATGCACATGCGTGCACCTAGCGTGTGGGTACAAATTCCAATTACAACTATTCCCATCTAAGATGTGGTTGGAATGCACACTGATTTTAGGGTAATTCTCACCCAAAATGACACTGACATcacattaaaattaaaaataatgaatGCGTTCAAAAAAACCCATCCGCACATAATATAGAAGCATACCATCCTGCCTAAAAGAAGCTATCACAAACTCATTCCAAAGAGACTTTCCTGCATAGCAGAGACCATTTTTGCACAGTATAGATTAATTTTCATTACTGAAGAATCATTCCCAAATATATTTATTTCTTCCAACACGTGGGAATATATACCTATGGCCTATATGTATCCGCGGTACACAATTTCCCTATGCCAGTTTACCCAAGTCATGGCACTCTACATTTAGTAACTTGTATCCAAACCCTACATAGCCCTACAATGTAAGCACGTGCTAGGTTTTTTTCCTTGCTTCCACTTTTTAGTATTAACTCATAATACTTCAACAAGTATGGCCATGGAAATACCTTGTAAAGCATTCCAAGCTTAATTTGTTTTCCTGAATATGATTCATGATTAGGAAAAAC contains the following coding sequences:
- the LOC131034530 gene encoding uncharacterized protein LOC131034530 isoform X2 is translated as MKVDTRLDYAAFQLSPKRTRCELFVSGGGETEKLASGLLKPFSTHLRAAEEQAGRAGHLIKLEVPEYENGEASWFTKGTLERFVRFVSTPEVLELVNTVDTEMSQLEAARNFQFSLYSQGTSEQASGSDASSLGAVPKSSETDAADTSKRELLRAIDVRLIALQQELSMGFARAFAAGFAIEHMADLIVFADRFGANRLKDACAKFMMLCQKRHDVCQWRDDGDAHSSDSDMSIENGTEGGNFVDKSQTLASTTQQGNEPLHLRVQSVDRFENICSAGGVNLTNCRGSLPNTTRNLSTESDALNKSITEKSPESSRMVPDKRKQAEVDTNRLRSCSPGRRSSSPPQRVQTGRVGPGMTRSSSNVDDQSSRGRSLNRESSDSDTESNGCDKQESESIQKTQPARRLSVQDRINLFESKQKEQQRESGEAIKKVVKVENRRLSSESGNSISLTEKAVLRRWSGASDMSVEAPTAQQTKSGNNNEVKESMTRSHSEVYVTASENSVHALSSEKDQGQIQELPPESDLGSSANEQGTLEGRKNTKFKLSSPPRARGHQRAWSSASDYSECFSDNQTTKFGSITTEERVANIAKQPAPATQFKVQLALNSQPSKIAGQGSDITHGSMNMIQTTAPYGSKIYESSADASQIGATRQGSDLDNGFFDSKPHGASRQRSDKIYGSTDTNQPGSGRQGSDRADSSLNTNKFGIDVDREGLELSNGSTSMRRSRGEEPLPRVKQSKGNQELNEELREKANQLEAIFAAHKLRSQAALEHPEDTEITRKKSSSLAVKFEKPTTQQQMCTSPRESKLESAKITSGVSERTFSTTLHNIGRESLGSSWSSAVDFDNTLMNSADHSYLNSSDKKPGLSDGGWSEEFRGKFYERYMEKRDAKLREESITKRAEKEAKLKAMQEALERTKAEMIARSAKSLEKQDSIIQARARAEKLRSFNARSLKNKKQQFEAEQSDDEEYSNDVNEQAFYKQEKSITFNTPSPSDMLSPFSSKELPKSSSAKKLSSNKATPYTTQRGSLTSPSPRSSIPVKVPSVGSASSARRRGHENPLAQSVPNFADLRKENTKPSTGRAGLSSNLGGASRGQPKSGSRKSGNEDFSYEMNGSLPPSRSTNNKEEKQRRNQAMRKSCTSMSEIKDLSDPTCEGVVLAPLKVSKEASEPVFYGKSTRRNNGASLEAKPFLRKGNGIGPGAGPGVAKMKATLAAENMKGTEDEGQAEIQNGEEIIDEFGNGQSFESPEGIADENDKHKVDLADNSDAQADSDTSQNEVQGKEGLNQTSDRSDDAISDNEALSRTPSQVNGTSILDFHMTSLPATRNLVHNEEMVESSGMRLGRAALLQQKHITGSPSMHMASSATHFSPATMGLDSPMESPASWNSHMHHSLSQMLEASDVDASADSPIGSPASWNSHSLSQMMETSDTDAARTRKKWGSAQKPVLLASQQSHKDVPKGFKRLLKFGRKSRGSETVPTDWVSASTTSEGDDDTEDTRDLAIRSADDLMRKSRMGFAPTQPTYDRNYDFGSVSGPVESDSFHDQGSIQSLRSSIPAPPANFKLREDHLSGGSSIKAPRSFFSLSSFRSKGSDSKSR
- the LOC131034530 gene encoding uncharacterized protein LOC131034530 isoform X1; the protein is MKVDTRLDYAAFQLSPKRTRCELFVSGGGETEKLASGLLKPFSTHLRAAEEQAGRAGHLIKLEVPEYENGEASWFTKGTLERFVRFVSTPEVLELVNTVDTEMSQLEAARNFQFSLYSQGTSEQASGSDASSLGAVPKSSETDAADTSKRELLRAIDVRLIALQQELSMGFARAFAAGFAIEHMADLIVFADRFGANRLKDACAKFMMLCQKRHDVCQWRDDGDAHSSDSDMSIENGTEGEHMLDSSSHFLVKKADTPYGQWSDTRAAGGNFVDKSQTLASTTQQGNEPLHLRVQSVDRFENICSAGGVNLTNCRGSLPNTTRNLSTESDALNKSITEKSPESSRMVPDKRKQAEVDTNRLRSCSPGRRSSSPPQRVQTGRVGPGMTRSSSNVDDQSSRGRSLNRESSDSDTESNGCDKQESESIQKTQPARRLSVQDRINLFESKQKEQQRESGEAIKKVVKVENRRLSSESGNSISLTEKAVLRRWSGASDMSVEAPTAQQTKSGNNNEVKESMTRSHSEVYVTASENSVHALSSEKDQGQIQELPPESDLGSSANEQGTLEGRKNTKFKLSSPPRARGHQRAWSSASDYSECFSDNQTTKFGSITTEERVANIAKQPAPATQFKVQLALNSQPSKIAGQGSDITHGSMNMIQTTAPYGSKIYESSADASQIGATRQGSDLDNGFFDSKPHGASRQRSDKIYGSTDTNQPGSGRQGSDRADSSLNTNKFGIDVDREGLELSNGSTSMRRSRGEEPLPRVKQSKGNQELNEELREKANQLEAIFAAHKLRSQAALEHPEDTEITRKKSSSLAVKFEKPTTQQQMCTSPRESKLESAKITSGVSERTFSTTLHNIGRESLGSSWSSAVDFDNTLMNSADHSYLNSSDKKPGLSDGGWSEEFRGKFYERYMEKRDAKLREESITKRAEKEAKLKAMQEALERTKAEMIARSAKSLEKQDSIIQARARAEKLRSFNARSLKNKKQQFEAEQSDDEEYSNDVNEQAFYKQEKSITFNTPSPSDMLSPFSSKELPKSSSAKKLSSNKATPYTTQRGSLTSPSPRSSIPVKVPSVGSASSARRRGHENPLAQSVPNFADLRKENTKPSTGRAGLSSNLGGASRGQPKSGSRKSGNEDFSYEMNGSLPPSRSTNNKEEKQRRNQAMRKSCTSMSEIKDLSDPTCEGVVLAPLKVSKEASEPVFYGKSTRRNNGASLEAKPFLRKGNGIGPGAGPGVAKMKATLAAENMKGTEDEGQAEIQNGEEIIDEFGNGQSFESPEGIADENDKHKVDLADNSDAQADSDTSQNEVQGKEGLNQTSDRSDDAISDNEALSRTPSQVNGTSILDFHMTSLPATRNLVHNEEMVESSGMRLGRAALLQQKHITGSPSMHMASSATHFSPATMGLDSPMESPASWNSHMHHSLSQMLEASDVDASADSPIGSPASWNSHSLSQMMETSDTDAARTRKKWGSAQKPVLLASQQSHKDVPKGFKRLLKFGRKSRGSETVPTDWVSASTTSEGDDDTEDTRDLAIRSADDLMRKSRMGFAPTQPTYDRNYDFGSVSGPVESDSFHDQGSIQSLRSSIPAPPANFKLREDHLSGGSSIKAPRSFFSLSSFRSKGSDSKSR